A section of the Hippea sp. KM1 genome encodes:
- the hpf gene encoding ribosome hibernation-promoting factor, HPF/YfiA family, giving the protein MKITISAKNTELTPSIKEYVEKKIGRLQRKIDGSATADVVLSVEKYRHIADVKLNIEGEIIKATESSKDMYSSIDLVYEVLEKQIEKMKDKLYKSKRRASQAEQYAPQESEREPVIVEEEFIPKPLTVEEAIIKLNEEDKHFVVFNNSENGKVCVVYKKKNGDYGYIVTR; this is encoded by the coding sequence ATGAAGATTACAATTAGTGCAAAAAACACGGAGCTTACGCCTTCGATTAAGGAGTATGTGGAAAAGAAAATCGGAAGGCTTCAGAGGAAGATAGATGGCTCGGCAACAGCCGATGTGGTATTGAGCGTGGAGAAATACAGACATATAGCCGATGTAAAGCTAAATATAGAGGGCGAGATCATCAAGGCCACAGAGTCATCGAAGGATATGTACTCATCCATCGATCTGGTGTATGAGGTGTTGGAAAAACAGATAGAGAAGATGAAGGATAAGCTTTACAAGTCCAAAAGGAGGGCATCCCAGGCTGAGCAGTATGCACCCCAGGAGAGCGAGAGGGAGCCTGTCATTGTTGAGGAGGAGTTTATACCCAAACCACTAACGGTGGAAGAGGCCATAATAAAACTCAACGAGGAGGATAAGCACTTCGTTGTATTTAACAACTCAGAAAACGGTAAGGTATGTGTGGTGTATAAAAAGAAAAACGGCGATTATGGATACATAGTTACACGATGA
- the purM gene encoding phosphoribosylformylglycinamidine cyclo-ligase: MIDYRSAGVDIDKGNRFAEAIKEMVEVLPKDGVISSIGGFSALFGLDRFGCDLVLSSATDGVGTKLLVAQMAGIHNTVGIDLVAMNVNDIITGGTKPVFFLDYISYSKLEDGVLEKIIEGIVEGLRQSNTALIGGETAQMPDVYGDGEYDIAGFCVGVGKKDELLPKQTKEGMVVIGFASSGFHSNGYSLLRKLFFDIGRYSLDSMILNKPLVEWLLKPTRIYVELFEKIRPWVVAASHITGGGFYDNIPRILPEGIGVVIEKKALPEVEIFEFVKNLGKISDREMFRTFNMGVGFVIICNESDVDGVVSASSGLGIDAYRIGYTTKDVKGVEIV, encoded by the coding sequence GTGATAGACTATAGATCTGCCGGTGTGGATATAGACAAGGGCAACAGATTTGCAGAAGCCATAAAGGAAATGGTCGAGGTTTTACCCAAAGACGGGGTTATCTCTTCCATCGGCGGTTTTTCAGCGCTTTTTGGGTTAGATAGATTTGGGTGCGATCTGGTTCTTTCCTCTGCCACAGATGGCGTTGGAACGAAGCTTTTGGTTGCCCAGATGGCTGGTATTCACAACACCGTCGGTATAGATCTGGTTGCCATGAATGTGAACGATATAATTACCGGCGGAACAAAGCCTGTATTCTTTTTGGATTACATATCATACAGCAAGCTTGAGGATGGTGTGCTTGAGAAGATAATAGAGGGTATAGTTGAGGGGTTGAGGCAGTCCAATACGGCTTTAATAGGCGGTGAAACGGCGCAGATGCCCGATGTCTATGGGGATGGTGAATACGATATTGCGGGTTTCTGTGTTGGTGTGGGCAAGAAGGATGAGCTTTTGCCAAAGCAGACAAAAGAGGGCATGGTGGTGATTGGTTTTGCATCGAGCGGTTTTCATTCAAACGGTTATTCGCTTTTGAGGAAACTGTTTTTTGATATAGGCCGATACAGCTTAGACAGCATGATTTTGAATAAACCACTGGTCGAGTGGTTGCTTAAGCCGACCAGGATATATGTCGAGCTCTTTGAGAAGATAAGGCCGTGGGTCGTGGCTGCATCCCATATAACAGGCGGCGGTTTTTACGATAACATACCACGCATCTTGCCTGAGGGTATTGGTGTTGTTATAGAGAAAAAGGCTCTTCCTGAGGTTGAGATATTTGAGTTTGTTAAAAATTTGGGTAAAATTAGCGATAGGGAGATGTTTAGGACATTTAACATGGGTGTCGGTTTTGTTATAATTTGCAATGAATCCGATGTTGATGGGGTTGTATCTGCCTCTTCAGGGTTGGGTATAGATGCCTATAGGATCGGATACACAACAAAAGATGTTAAAGGGGTGGAAATTGTATAG
- the rapZ gene encoding RNase adapter RapZ, giving the protein MEIVFISGLSGSGKTTALKAFEDNGYFCIDNLPLALFKKFIDILELSKSQINRIATVCDIRDPNITKDLRLIKEWLDHSKIKHTIIFFEADEKTLIRRFEQTRRIHPLSLLKNIPLHKAIEEERRAMEPVKSLADFIIDTSQLNVNELKRVIRERFLKLDKKPIIQLISFGFKYGIPIESDNVFDVRFLPNPYFIEEFKDTTGKDKKTYEFVMNQAQTKEFLSYIKEFLKTFIPYYIKEGKSYLTISIGCTGGKHRSVAIVEHLRNFLMDKGFEIEVFHRDIEK; this is encoded by the coding sequence GTGGAAATCGTCTTTATTAGCGGGCTGTCTGGATCTGGCAAAACTACCGCTTTGAAGGCGTTTGAGGATAACGGATACTTCTGTATCGATAATCTGCCGCTGGCGCTGTTTAAAAAATTCATAGACATACTGGAGCTTTCAAAAAGCCAGATAAACAGGATAGCCACGGTTTGCGACATAAGGGATCCAAACATCACAAAAGACTTAAGGCTCATAAAGGAGTGGCTTGACCATTCAAAGATCAAACACACAATAATCTTCTTCGAGGCCGACGAGAAAACGCTAATAAGGCGATTTGAGCAGACACGCAGAATCCATCCGTTGAGCCTTCTTAAGAATATACCGCTGCACAAGGCCATAGAGGAAGAAAGAAGGGCTATGGAGCCTGTAAAATCCCTGGCCGATTTTATAATCGACACAAGTCAGTTGAATGTCAACGAACTTAAAAGGGTCATTCGTGAAAGGTTCCTAAAGCTGGACAAAAAACCCATTATACAACTCATATCCTTCGGTTTTAAATACGGCATACCGATAGAATCGGACAATGTATTCGATGTCAGGTTCCTGCCAAATCCATACTTCATAGAGGAGTTTAAGGATACAACGGGCAAGGATAAAAAGACCTATGAGTTTGTGATGAACCAGGCACAGACAAAGGAGTTTTTAAGCTATATAAAGGAGTTTCTCAAGACCTTCATACCGTATTACATAAAGGAAGGCAAGAGCTATCTGACCATATCTATAGGGTGCACGGGCGGAAAGCACAGATCGGTGGCCATTGTTGAGCATTTGAGAAACTTTTTAATGGATAAGGGTTTTGAGATAGAGGTTTTTCATAGAGACATAGAAAAATGA
- a CDS encoding DUF948 domain-containing protein: MDLASISLAVIALVYAGLALGGLIGIIVLIKLYSDMKKRVEEIKKQIEPYQSKADQMLYKAEVMMEIAQTLAEDVKVLVEKAKETGVEVMDKTKETTTEVMDKAKQTSFEVMDKTKETVNEVSDLVVSTKKRVENHTNYIFGRVSALEEKLDDVYAFLVGISKFTSKLIKREDR; encoded by the coding sequence ATGGATTTAGCTTCCATTTCACTGGCGGTTATTGCTTTGGTTTATGCGGGTCTTGCATTGGGTGGTCTGATCGGCATCATTGTTTTAATTAAGCTCTATTCCGACATGAAGAAAAGAGTGGAGGAGATCAAGAAGCAGATTGAGCCCTATCAGTCCAAAGCCGATCAGATGCTCTACAAGGCAGAGGTTATGATGGAGATAGCCCAGACCCTGGCTGAGGATGTGAAGGTGTTGGTTGAGAAGGCCAAAGAAACCGGTGTTGAGGTGATGGATAAGACCAAAGAGACCACCACGGAGGTCATGGATAAGGCCAAGCAGACGAGTTTTGAGGTGATGGACAAGACCAAGGAGACCGTTAATGAGGTCAGCGATTTGGTTGTTAGCACCAAAAAGAGGGTTGAGAATCACACAAACTATATATTCGGCAGGGTTTCAGCCCTCGAGGAGAAGCTTGACGATGTTTATGCGTTTTTGGTGGGCATCTCCAAATTTACCTCAAAACTAATAAAGAGGGAGGATAGATAG
- a CDS encoding aspartate carbamoyltransferase catalytic subunit: protein MKHFISIKDFTREDVELILKRALKFKESRLYEGKLKGKTIITLFFENSTRTRTSFEIAAKNMGGEVINIDHNQSSLKKGETDYDTIINLSAMRPDAFVIRHYHSGYPFFLSHFTNIPIINAGDGTNEHPSQAILDALTMLQAKGRLNNLNVCIIGDISNSRVAKSHMWMARLFDWNLSFFGPKTMLPKAEWLDNVKIEKSLNEALSNKDFIILLRIQLERKSGQSIPSLKEYSKFFGINEKNMPDSFIMHPGPVNRNVELSSSLLDSDGNILITRQVENGVFARMAIFEYCLF, encoded by the coding sequence ATGAAGCATTTTATATCCATTAAGGACTTTACCAGGGAGGATGTAGAATTAATCCTAAAAAGGGCCTTGAAGTTTAAAGAAAGCAGGCTGTATGAGGGCAAGCTTAAAGGGAAAACCATAATCACCCTGTTTTTTGAAAACAGCACAAGGACACGCACATCGTTTGAGATAGCAGCAAAGAACATGGGCGGTGAGGTGATAAACATAGACCATAACCAATCGAGCCTAAAAAAGGGGGAAACCGATTACGACACCATAATCAACCTTTCAGCAATGAGGCCCGATGCCTTTGTTATACGCCATTACCATTCGGGATACCCATTTTTTTTGAGCCATTTTACCAACATCCCCATCATCAACGCCGGTGATGGAACCAACGAACACCCATCCCAGGCCATATTGGATGCCCTAACGATGTTGCAGGCAAAGGGAAGGCTCAACAACCTCAATGTGTGCATCATAGGTGATATATCAAACAGCAGGGTGGCAAAAAGCCACATGTGGATGGCGCGGTTGTTTGACTGGAATTTGAGCTTCTTCGGCCCAAAAACAATGCTGCCCAAGGCCGAATGGCTGGACAATGTAAAAATCGAAAAGAGCCTAAACGAAGCGCTATCAAACAAGGACTTCATAATACTTTTAAGGATACAGTTAGAAAGAAAGAGCGGCCAGAGCATACCGTCTCTTAAGGAATACTCTAAATTTTTCGGCATAAACGAGAAAAACATGCCAGATAGCTTTATCATGCATCCAGGGCCTGTAAACAGGAATGTGGAGCTAAGCTCCTCTTTGCTTGATTCCGACGGAAATATCTTGATTACCAGACAGGTTGAGAATGGCGTCTTTGCAAGAATGGCCATTTTCGAGTACTGTCTGTTTTAG
- a CDS encoding pyruvate, water dikinase regulatory protein, whose protein sequence is MEAEPKYIYLISDGTGETATKIARAFLVQFKYPNIVERKFIEVRDKEKIDEIVRKAEDERPLVILTIADKDLRDYANDRFGQINLIVLDLFGYYISKFEEFFGQKARNVSGLLHRISDRYFEKIKAIEYTVEHDDNRSSRNLDDADIILVGLSRTSKTPLSIYLAQEGGYKVANFAIVKGEKLPDALFKVDQKKIVGLTIDPMRLYEIRKQRAKKLGLSNSSYASLSRIYEEVEYANSIFRQHPQWLVVDVTNRSVEETASEIVSKLFGRKL, encoded by the coding sequence ATGGAGGCAGAACCGAAGTATATCTATCTTATATCCGATGGCACGGGTGAGACTGCAACAAAGATAGCCCGGGCCTTCTTGGTTCAGTTTAAATACCCCAATATAGTTGAGAGGAAATTTATTGAGGTAAGGGATAAGGAAAAGATAGACGAGATTGTTAGAAAGGCCGAGGATGAGAGGCCTTTGGTTATTCTGACTATAGCCGATAAGGACTTAAGGGACTATGCAAACGATAGGTTTGGCCAGATTAATCTGATAGTGCTGGATCTGTTTGGTTATTACATCAGTAAGTTTGAGGAGTTCTTCGGCCAAAAGGCAAGGAATGTTTCAGGCCTTCTGCACAGGATTAGCGATCGCTATTTTGAAAAGATCAAGGCCATTGAATATACCGTTGAGCACGACGATAACAGGAGCAGTCGCAATCTGGACGATGCCGATATAATATTGGTGGGCCTATCCAGAACATCCAAAACACCTTTGAGCATCTATCTGGCCCAGGAGGGTGGATATAAGGTTGCCAATTTTGCTATAGTAAAGGGTGAAAAATTACCCGATGCCCTGTTTAAGGTTGATCAGAAGAAGATCGTGGGTTTAACCATCGACCCGATGAGGCTGTATGAGATCAGAAAGCAGAGGGCAAAGAAATTGGGACTATCCAACTCCTCGTATGCCTCATTGAGCAGGATATACGAGGAGGTTGAGTATGCAAACTCTATCTTTAGGCAGCATCCGCAATGGCTTGTTGTGGATGTTACAAACCGATCCGTCGAGGAGACGGCCAGCGAGATAGTTTCCAAATTATTTGGAAGAAAACTTTAG
- the kdsA gene encoding 3-deoxy-8-phosphooctulonate synthase, whose amino-acid sequence MRHFFIAGPCVIENETIVLQTAERLKGISEKYNIEIIFKSSFDKANRTSIDSFRGPGIDEGLRILSRVKEEFGFRLTTDIHIPSQAEVVAEVVDVIQIPAFLCRQTDMIVEAARTNKTVNIKKGQFMAPWDMKYATAKAKSSSDVDVWLTERGATFGYNNLVVDFRSLRIMKEFADAVIYDATHSMQMPSVAGKSLGTKEYASWLAFAAASVGVDGLFFEVHPQPEKALSDAAVMLSLDEFESIIPAVLQHWQIADEYEKDS is encoded by the coding sequence ATGAGGCATTTCTTTATTGCAGGGCCGTGTGTTATAGAAAATGAGACGATAGTTCTTCAGACGGCCGAAAGGCTAAAGGGGATAAGTGAAAAGTATAATATCGAGATAATCTTTAAATCGTCCTTTGATAAGGCCAACAGAACATCTATCGATTCCTTCAGAGGGCCGGGTATAGATGAGGGTCTTAGGATCCTTTCAAGGGTAAAGGAGGAGTTTGGTTTTAGGCTGACGACGGATATACACATACCGTCTCAGGCTGAGGTTGTTGCCGAGGTTGTTGATGTTATACAGATTCCTGCATTCCTGTGCCGCCAAACCGATATGATTGTTGAGGCTGCAAGGACAAACAAAACGGTAAACATCAAAAAGGGCCAGTTTATGGCACCGTGGGATATGAAATATGCTACAGCGAAGGCCAAATCGTCATCCGATGTTGATGTGTGGCTGACAGAGAGGGGTGCAACCTTTGGATACAACAACTTGGTGGTGGATTTTAGGAGCTTGAGGATAATGAAGGAATTTGCCGATGCTGTTATATACGATGCGACCCACTCCATGCAGATGCCCAGTGTGGCAGGTAAAAGCTTAGGGACGAAGGAATATGCATCCTGGCTGGCCTTTGCCGCAGCCAGTGTGGGTGTGGATGGTCTGTTTTTTGAGGTTCATCCGCAGCCTGAAAAGGCCCTATCCGATGCCGCTGTTATGTTGTCGTTGGATGAGTTTGAGAGTATAATCCCCGCCGTATTACAACATTGGCAGATAGCAGACGAATATGAAAAAGATTCATAG
- a CDS encoding AI-2E family transporter: protein MNTTNHSGLFEYFIFLLFLIGGVYLLFFKLTFVTIVVFLSYLVAEISYPFENMLLKFKIPRWMSGLFVLSIIMGGTVFVLTITVPALINQISGIEKQLPALIEGIQDFINRIYSYMSIKFSNNSIINHLLASATDSVKKYLIDFAVNSLTGLIKGVSGLMAMFLIPILSFFMIIYRQKYKLVIKSIILTVLGEDYLSVFQDIHNVIISYIVGLVILMVVVSALGIAGLYVVGIDYALLFGVLGGVLYIIPYLGAIFSFIPPILVALVVHHSIIMAIEVLAVLLFIHFISGNIIAPYIYSKQLELDPLAVLLSILFFGKLLGVWGVILSVPLLGIIVVSYEKLVPILIKRRAM from the coding sequence TTGAATACGACCAACCATTCCGGCCTGTTTGAGTATTTCATATTCCTTTTGTTCCTTATAGGCGGTGTTTATCTTTTGTTCTTTAAGCTCACCTTTGTAACCATTGTTGTCTTTCTGTCCTATCTTGTTGCAGAGATATCATACCCATTTGAGAATATGTTGCTTAAGTTTAAAATCCCCCGCTGGATGAGTGGGCTTTTTGTTTTGAGTATTATCATGGGCGGCACGGTGTTTGTTTTGACCATAACCGTGCCTGCCCTTATCAATCAGATCTCCGGGATAGAAAAACAGCTTCCCGCACTCATCGAGGGGATTCAGGATTTTATAAATAGGATTTACAGCTATATGTCGATCAAGTTTTCCAACAACAGCATAATCAACCACTTATTGGCCTCCGCCACCGATTCTGTTAAAAAATACCTCATTGATTTTGCCGTGAATTCTCTAACGGGCCTCATCAAGGGCGTCTCAGGACTTATGGCTATGTTCCTTATCCCTATACTCTCCTTCTTTATGATTATTTACAGGCAGAAGTATAAGCTTGTGATTAAAAGCATCATATTGACCGTTTTGGGAGAGGATTACCTTTCTGTGTTTCAGGATATACACAATGTCATTATAAGCTATATCGTGGGTCTTGTAATACTCATGGTGGTGGTGTCTGCTCTGGGTATTGCAGGGCTTTATGTGGTGGGCATAGATTATGCCCTGCTTTTTGGTGTGTTGGGTGGTGTGCTTTACATAATCCCCTATTTGGGTGCGATTTTTAGCTTTATACCGCCTATTCTTGTGGCGTTGGTCGTTCACCACAGCATCATTATGGCCATTGAGGTGTTGGCCGTCTTGTTGTTTATACACTTTATCAGCGGCAATATTATAGCACCTTACATCTATTCAAAACAGTTAGAGTTAGACCCTTTAGCCGTCCTGCTTTCCATTCTGTTTTTTGGAAAGCTTTTAGGTGTGTGGGGTGTTATACTCTCTGTTCCGCTTTTGGGTATAATCGTTGTTAGCTATGAGAAGCTTGTGCCAATCTTAATAAAAAGGAGAGCAATGTGA
- a CDS encoding PTS sugar transporter subunit IIA has product MKENRITDFINTVKLNINCHEKFECLKKMAEYLAKENNLNSEDVFSLLRARERFGSTAVGGYFALPHAKMDSLSKLIGGLFTTEEPVDFGSLDGVPSQIFLVVLAPSSKPSILLKALAKAAKIFKDNRLKEEIIAEKEAERVIELIKNREEELKKA; this is encoded by the coding sequence ATGAAGGAAAATAGAATTACCGATTTCATCAATACAGTAAAGCTAAACATCAACTGCCATGAGAAGTTTGAATGCCTAAAGAAGATGGCAGAATACTTGGCAAAGGAAAACAACCTAAACAGTGAGGATGTCTTTTCCCTTTTAAGGGCAAGGGAGAGGTTTGGCTCAACGGCCGTAGGGGGGTATTTTGCCCTCCCTCACGCCAAGATGGATTCATTAAGCAAGCTCATAGGTGGCCTATTTACCACCGAGGAACCCGTCGATTTTGGTTCTTTAGACGGCGTTCCTTCACAGATATTCCTGGTGGTTTTAGCGCCAAGCTCCAAACCGTCTATACTGCTTAAGGCCTTAGCAAAGGCGGCAAAGATATTTAAGGATAACCGCCTAAAAGAAGAGATAATAGCAGAAAAAGAGGCAGAGAGGGTTATAGAGTTAATCAAGAATAGAGAAGAAGAGCTAAAGAAGGCATAA
- a CDS encoding LptF/LptG family permease: MKKIHRYISVFFLKTFFISIAFFVLLFVLSDFFSNLSDIVGNDVPFRYIINYYLYYSPFVVYFSMPFIFALSSLVSLGYLSSKNEIIVMRSSGLSILRIAKPVLLFSLIVAVVMFFGKELVVNKGLEKASFIRHYYFKNKRFKRGWTKIGNFFVRVNKLSVRDRKAYDITAYRVDKDFKGVEVIVKAHEAVFKPKEVVLFDGCLYSMPNFSNPKCFKDFKIKTSKSFYSMFSSSKFKEPSFSELVYSLNHTLDKDYYTALIIHRIVYPLSCVILTLLSFVFILRTSPRRGGFIRNVFLGSIVFLVYVGSLELISSMGRYSMVDPILSVVIFILFWVSVSVYNLLKLGV, translated from the coding sequence ATGAAAAAGATTCATAGATACATATCGGTTTTCTTTCTTAAGACATTCTTTATCTCCATTGCATTCTTTGTGTTATTGTTTGTATTAAGTGATTTTTTCTCAAATCTGTCTGATATAGTTGGAAACGATGTGCCGTTTAGATACATAATCAACTACTACCTTTACTATTCCCCCTTTGTTGTTTACTTCAGCATGCCTTTTATATTTGCGCTCTCTTCGTTGGTAAGCTTGGGCTATCTATCCTCAAAGAACGAGATAATAGTCATGCGCTCAAGCGGCCTGAGCATATTAAGGATAGCAAAGCCCGTTTTGCTCTTTTCCTTGATTGTTGCCGTTGTTATGTTTTTCGGTAAGGAGCTTGTTGTGAATAAGGGGCTTGAGAAGGCCTCGTTTATCAGGCATTACTATTTTAAAAACAAGCGCTTCAAAAGGGGATGGACAAAAATCGGCAACTTCTTTGTAAGGGTCAATAAGCTCTCCGTCAGGGATAGGAAGGCCTATGATATAACTGCATACAGGGTTGATAAGGATTTTAAAGGGGTTGAGGTGATTGTAAAGGCGCATGAGGCGGTTTTTAAACCCAAGGAAGTGGTTTTGTTTGACGGTTGTCTCTATTCCATGCCCAATTTTTCAAACCCAAAATGCTTTAAGGATTTTAAGATAAAGACAAGCAAGAGCTTCTATTCGATGTTCTCCTCATCGAAGTTTAAAGAGCCATCGTTTTCTGAGCTTGTGTATTCCTTAAACCATACGCTGGATAAGGATTATTATACGGCCTTGATTATACACAGGATCGTATACCCCCTTTCATGTGTTATCCTAACCCTGCTATCTTTTGTGTTTATCTTAAGAACAAGCCCCCGAAGGGGCGGTTTTATAAGGAATGTCTTTTTGGGCAGTATAGTCTTTCTGGTTTATGTGGGCAGCCTGGAGTTGATATCGTCGATGGGCAGGTATTCTATGGTCGATCCGATTTTATCTGTTGTTATTTTTATCCTTTTCTGGGTGAGTGTTTCTGTGTATAATCTGTTGAAACTTGGCGTTTGA
- a CDS encoding NifB/NifX family molybdenum-iron cluster-binding protein, translated as MMIRVAMPIEGDNLCEHFGHAPKFAFFDIENGKVELMQIEPAPEHFEGSFPQWVKQKNADVVIVAGIGPKAKELFESFGIRVISNVRPKKAKELVEDFIANRLDLSYQEVCDHHEHNH; from the coding sequence ATGATGATAAGGGTTGCCATGCCCATTGAAGGTGATAATCTGTGCGAGCATTTCGGCCATGCGCCCAAGTTTGCTTTTTTCGATATAGAGAACGGCAAGGTCGAACTTATGCAGATTGAGCCAGCCCCCGAACACTTTGAGGGGTCTTTTCCTCAATGGGTCAAACAGAAAAATGCCGATGTTGTTATAGTGGCCGGTATAGGCCCGAAGGCAAAGGAGTTGTTTGAAAGCTTTGGCATCAGGGTTATCAGTAATGTAAGACCCAAGAAGGCCAAGGAGTTGGTGGAGGATTTTATCGCAAACAGGCTGGATCTATCCTATCAAGAGGTGTGCGATCACCACGAACACAACCATTAA
- a CDS encoding ATPase domain-containing protein, whose amino-acid sequence MSKKTTVYVCSNCGYTSNKWYGRCPKCGEWGTFEEKSPQAKGAVCYDKPLKIKEIDHNESFLPFDSEFSALFDGKLSLGGVYLISGTPGVGKSTMLLQLSRDLSKSGRVLYISAEESKEQVASRGKRIGALDVEVFSSNRLEAILGLLENEKPAVAIVDSIHAVFDENVDYVVGGIQQVRYATERLIDIAKRSNITLFIVAHITKSGAIAGPKTLEHMVDSVLLLEVESKSGLRVLKFLKNRFGSTDEALILKMTDKGLVVVEDPTTKFIDGFGSNDGVCYGVIVEGKHPIIVEVQALCIETPLAIPRRISVGFDINRLNMLIAVIEKRLNLPMYKYDVYLNITGGLRITSTLLDAAVVGAIFSSFKKRSFEERTVLVSEVDLSGKLRLFEGEVDVVNRLKEGGFFVVSALDYKNIKQLYDLL is encoded by the coding sequence ATGTCTAAGAAAACAACTGTATATGTCTGTTCGAACTGCGGTTATACCTCAAACAAGTGGTATGGCAGATGCCCCAAGTGTGGAGAATGGGGAACCTTTGAGGAGAAAAGCCCGCAAGCTAAAGGGGCAGTCTGTTATGATAAACCTTTAAAGATAAAGGAGATTGACCACAACGAGAGCTTTTTGCCCTTTGATAGTGAGTTTTCCGCCCTGTTTGATGGTAAGCTCTCCCTGGGTGGGGTTTATTTGATCTCTGGAACCCCCGGTGTGGGTAAATCCACCATGCTTCTGCAGCTGTCAAGGGATTTAAGCAAAAGCGGCAGGGTGTTGTATATATCGGCTGAGGAGTCCAAGGAGCAGGTGGCATCACGGGGCAAGAGGATAGGGGCCCTTGATGTGGAGGTGTTCTCATCCAATAGGCTTGAGGCCATTTTGGGTCTTCTTGAGAATGAAAAACCCGCTGTGGCCATTGTAGATTCGATACATGCCGTATTTGATGAGAATGTGGATTATGTTGTGGGGGGTATTCAGCAGGTCAGATATGCCACAGAGAGGCTTATAGATATTGCAAAAAGAAGCAACATAACCCTCTTTATAGTGGCGCATATAACCAAATCCGGCGCCATTGCAGGCCCGAAGACCTTGGAGCATATGGTTGATAGCGTGCTGCTGCTTGAGGTTGAATCAAAAAGCGGCCTGAGGGTGTTGAAGTTTTTAAAGAACCGTTTTGGTTCAACGGATGAGGCCTTGATATTGAAGATGACGGATAAGGGGCTTGTTGTCGTTGAGGATCCGACGACCAAGTTTATCGATGGGTTTGGCTCAAACGACGGTGTTTGCTATGGTGTTATCGTGGAGGGTAAACACCCCATAATCGTTGAGGTCCAAGCACTTTGCATAGAAACGCCGCTTGCTATTCCACGCAGGATAAGCGTGGGTTTTGATATAAACAGGTTGAATATGCTTATTGCCGTTATTGAGAAGAGGCTTAACCTGCCCATGTATAAATACGATGTCTATCTAAATATTACGGGCGGATTGAGAATAACCTCAACGCTTTTGGATGCAGCGGTTGTGGGGGCGATTTTTTCCTCTTTTAAGAAAAGGTCGTTTGAGGAGAGGACCGTTTTGGTGTCTGAGGTGGATCTCTCTGGAAAACTGAGGCTGTTTGAGGGTGAAGTGGATGTGGTAAATCGCCTGAAAGAGGGCGGTTTTTTTGTGGTCTCGGCTTTGGATTATAAAAACATAAAACAGCTTTACGATTTGCTTTAG
- a CDS encoding J domain-containing protein, with translation MIYDFSFQSRFTKIKRYEIAARKILGVSEDDPDWIIRNNYLKLAKKYHPDVNKNTEELFRDINTAYMILTKKDFDVENVKFLTITEEELDDWEREYSIERETSDYYSYWKNRFF, from the coding sequence ATGATTTATGATTTCTCCTTTCAAAGCCGATTTACAAAGATAAAGAGATACGAGATAGCCGCAAGGAAGATACTGGGCGTTAGTGAGGATGATCCCGACTGGATCATAAGGAACAACTATCTGAAACTGGCTAAAAAATACCATCCCGATGTTAATAAGAACACAGAAGAGCTATTCAGAGACATCAACACCGCATACATGATACTAACGAAAAAGGACTTCGATGTTGAGAATGTCAAGTTCTTAACCATAACAGAAGAAGAATTAGACGATTGGGAGAGGGAATATTCCATTGAAAGGGAAACATCCGATTATTACTCTTACTGGAAAAACAGATTCTTTTAA